In Achromobacter pestifer, the DNA window AGATGGTGATGCCCAGGATGATAATCGACGCGGTGAACAGCCGCGCGGTCCCGGTATGCGGCGTGATGTCGCCATAGCCCACCGTGGACATGGACACGATGGAGAAATAGAGCGCGGTGGTGGCGTCCGTGATGGGCGGGTTGAATTCGTTGCCCAGGTAGAGCGTGCCGAAGACCGCGTAGATCAGCAGCGACAGCATGCTGACCAGGGCGAACAGCGAACCCGCCGTGACGCTGGCGCGATCGAAGCGGCGCCAATAGGCGATCAGCGCGATGACGAGGACCAGCGTGTAGATCCCCAGGCCGGCGCGGCCGCCGTCTCCCATGATGGCGAAGGTGCCGACGCCGATCAGCAGCACCAGCGAAAACGCCCAGGCGATGCGGGCCTTGAGGATCAACCCCAATGCAATGATCTGCAGCCCAACGCCCAGCACCAGGCGCGGTATTTCCAGCAGGCCGACCACGCGCATGACCTCATGCCAGTTGTCGATGGCGAGCCAGAATCCGTATTCGCGCGCCCGCACTTCGCGCAGCACCGGATGCATGAAGGCATAGCCGTCCAGCGCCACCAGGATGGCCAGGCACCAGTTGGGCGGAAACAGCGCAAGCAGCTTGCGCAGGCGGTGCTTGAGGGGAACGGGCAGTGTGGGCATGGGTTTGGCGGGAACGGATCCCAAGTCCTTTGCCGGCATTGTAGGGGGCATGCCGCCCTATATCAGATATGTATGGAAGGCTATCAACAAAGAATTACTGGAAAGCGGTCCGAGGTCCTAAACTTCGTGCATCAAGCGGTTATCCATGGGGAACGCCGCTGATAAGGGCGGGACGCCCGCTGTTTTTGCAAGCGGACGAATCGCCTGGCGTTGATCACGTTGCAGCCTGTGCAGGGACTAGAGACCCGGCTCGGGTTCACGGTCTGACCGTACGTGAGCAGTATGAGGCACGAATGTTGGAATCGCGTGATCCAGGTAGTAGGCATCAGTGCCGGCTGATGACTCCAGGTTCACGTGTTGTTTTAGCGCGGCGTCTTAACCTTTCGGGGCAGCGCCGCGTTTTTTTCGTCCCGGCCCGTTGCGGGCCAGGCTTCAAGTAGACGCGTTCGCGTCAGCCGTTTCGCGGCGCCAGTCGTCCTGGGCCTCCAGCCGGCTTTCTTCCCCCATCACCCGAAAATCCAGGTCCAGCGCGATGTCCGCTGCGAACATGTAGCCCCAGCCGTGCACGGCGCGGATCGGCAGCGTCATCTGGTTGGCGGTCGCCTTGCGCCGCAAGCGGCTGATCATGACGTCCACGAAGCGGCGCCGCGTGATGCCGCTGTCGCCATCGTCCGCGCCGTCGGCGTAGAAGGCGTCGCGGCTGACCTTGCGGTCGGGGGCGTTCAGCAGCCGCGACAGGAAATCGCGTTCTCCCGTGGTCAGTCCCAGGGTCCGTCCCATAGGGCTGATCAGGGTCCAGCCTTTGTTCGCCAGGCGCCAGGTCTCGTGCATGGGCTCATCC includes these proteins:
- the kch gene encoding voltage-gated potassium channel protein, giving the protein MPTLPVPLKHRLRKLLALFPPNWCLAILVALDGYAFMHPVLREVRAREYGFWLAIDNWHEVMRVVGLLEIPRLVLGVGLQIIALGLILKARIAWAFSLVLLIGVGTFAIMGDGGRAGLGIYTLVLVIALIAYWRRFDRASVTAGSLFALVSMLSLLIYAVFGTLYLGNEFNPPITDATTALYFSIVSMSTVGYGDITPHTGTARLFTASIIILGITIFATSISAIAGPVIGGNLKRLVKGRFSTAMRKNHIIIAGATPLAMSVYDGLRRRGDEVTVIVPPGVPQEYPAATDLIEGDPSSVDVLHSAGVSRARYVLALRDDDAENAFIVLAAKEACGENGAKTVALVNTSKHLEKIRRVNPDLVFSVQLLGAELLARAINGEPMDSQSITDLFFAKAAPNGKAA
- a CDS encoding winged helix-turn-helix domain-containing protein → MNNTLDVIFLGHDDATHAGLIEALSHLGFNVRRCHDLADVYDRYSRRPSPLVVLKAPLPDIHNAAVRLRAVDRGLGIVAIATFADAESRIRTLLCGADACLPPDVSGLELAAALQALVRRAVGLDGADAASDGHAADEPMHETWRLANKGWTLISPMGRTLGLTTGERDFLSRLLNAPDRKVSRDAFYADGADDGDSGITRRRFVDVMISRLRRKATANQMTLPIRAVHGWGYMFAADIALDLDFRVMGEESRLEAQDDWRRETADANAST